From the genome of Nomia melanderi isolate GNS246 chromosome 14, iyNomMela1, whole genome shotgun sequence, one region includes:
- the LOC143175299 gene encoding uncharacterized protein LOC143175299: MNWTHGLFQVEEDGDEKEADADEDEQREERDDNERPLLERADRVQRCLTGTHALAAKLTNR; the protein is encoded by the exons ATGAACTGGACGCACGGACTGTTCCAAGTCGAAGAGGATGGTGACGAGAAGGAGGCGGACGCCGACGAAGACGAGCAGCGAGAGGAACGCGATGACAACGAGAGGCCGCTGCTAGAGAGAGCGGATCGAGTTCAG AGATGTCTGACCGGTACACACGCTTTAgctgcaaaactaacaaaccgaTAG